From the Saimiri boliviensis isolate mSaiBol1 chromosome X, mSaiBol1.pri, whole genome shotgun sequence genome, one window contains:
- the LOC141582887 gene encoding tyrosine-protein phosphatase non-receptor type 11-like: MPEFETKCNNSKPKKSYIATQGCLQNTVNDFWRMVFQENSRVIVMTTKEVERGESKCVKYWPDEYALKEYGVMHVRNAKESAAHDYTLRELKLSKVGQALLQGNTERMVWQYHFRTWPDHGVPSDPGGVLDFLEEVHHKQESIMDAGLVVVHCSAGIGWTETFIVIDILIDIIREKGVDCDIDIPKTIQMVRSQRSGMVQTEAQYRFIYMAVQHYIETLQRRIEEEQKSKRKGHEYTNIKYSLADQMSGDQSPLPPCTPTPPCAEMREHNARVYENVGLMQQQKSFR, from the coding sequence aTGCCTGAATTTGAAACCAAGTGCAACAATTCAAAGCCCAAAAAGAGTTACATTGCCACACAAGGCTGTCTGCAAAACACGGTGAACGACTTTTGGCGGATGGTGTTCCAAGAAAACTCCCGAGTGATTGTTATGACAACGAAAGaagtggagagaggagagagtaAATGTGTCAAATACTGGCCTGATGAGTATGCTCTCAAAGAATATGGGGTCATGCATGTTAGGAACGCCAAAGAAAGTGCTGCTCATGACTATACGCTAAGAGAACTTAAACTTTCAAAGGTTGGACAAGCTCTACTCCAGGGGAATACGGAGAGAATGGTCTGGCAATACCACTTTCGGACCTGGCCGGACCACGGAGTGCCCAGCGACCCTGGGGGTGTGCtggacttcctggaggaggtgcaCCACAAGCAGGAGAGCATCATGGATGCAGGGCTGGTCGTGGTGCACTGCAGTGCTGGAATTGGCTGGACAGAGACGTTCATTGTGATTGATATTCTTATTGACATCATCAGAGAGAAAGGTGTTGACTGCGACATTGACATTCCCAAAACCATCCAGATGGTGCGATCTCAGAGGTCAGGGATGGTCCAGACAGAAGCACAGTACCGATTTATCTATATGGCGGTCCAGCATTATATTGAAACACTACAGCGCAGGATTgaagaagagcagaaaagcaagaggaaagggcacgaatatacaaatattaagtaTTCTCTAGCGGACCAGATGAGTGGAGATCAGAGCCCGCTCCCGCCTTGTACTCCAACGCCACCCTGTGCAGAAATGAGAGAACACAATGCTAGAGTCTATGAAAATGTGGGGCTGATGCAACAGCAGAAAAGTTTCAGATGA